ACGGCAACGCTTTGGCGCAAATTCCGACACTAACGTAATTGCGTTGGGCATTGCGGCACCCAGTCCGAGCCCGGTGAGGAACCGCCAGAGCGTCAGCATATTCAGCGATTGCGCATACGCGGTGCCCAGACTGGCAAGGCCAAAAAACAGGCAGGAAAAAACCAGCACGCGTTTACGCCCAATGCGATCTGACATCGGCCCGGCGACCAGCGCCCCGAGTGACAGCCCCAGCAGCGCAGCGCTTAATACGGGCCCGAGATCCTGCTTCTGAATCCCCCAGTCGGCAGAGAGCGTGGGAGCAATATAACCCATCGCCGCCGTATCGAATCCGTCGATGGCCAGAACCAGAAATCCCAATACGATAATCACCCAGTGAAAGCGCGAAAAAGGAGTGTCATCTATCGCCTGCTGGATATTCACTTTACCGGAATACACCATGTAACCCTCGCCCGTTGTGATGTTGGATGTGTGTGTGAATTGCTCTTGTATTTGCTTGTATATACATTTGCGATCGCACAAAAAATTGTCAAATTAATTTGGTGTAAATGTTAACTAATCGTTATTTTTGAATTAAAAATGGCCGGACTGAAAATCAGACCGGCCATTCGGGAACAGAGGATGTTAAGCGGGGGCTGAGTTACGCGGCGTCACCACGGGTCAGTGACGTCAGCGCGGCAGGCAGGCTTTTTCCGAGCTCCTGCACCAGAGAATCACGGCTGATTTCGCTAATCGTTTTTGCACCGGTCAGCGTCATTGCCACTTTCATCTCTTTTTCGATCAGATTCAGTAAGTTGGCCACGCCCGCTTGTCCTGCCGTGGCCAGCGCGTAAAGATAAGCACGTCCCAGCAGCACGGTATCAGCACCCAGCGCGACCATGCGTACGACGTCCAGACCGTTACGAATACCGCTGTCGGCCAGAATGGCGATATCACCCTTCACCGCATCGGCGATGGCGGGCAGGGCGCGCGCGGAGGAGAGCACGCCATCAAGCTGACGACCGCCGTGGTTAGACACTACAATGCCATCGGCGCCGAAGCGCACTGCGTCGCGGGCATCTTCCGGATCGAGGATCCCTTTGATCACCATCGGGCCGTCCCAGAACTCACGGATCCACTCGAGGTCTTTCCAGGAGATAGAGGGATCGAAGTTGTTCGCCAGCCAGCCAATGTAATCTTCCAGTCCGGTCGGTTTTCCCAGATAGGTGGAAATATTGCCTAAATCGTGCGGGCGACCATTCAGGCCGACATCCCACGCCCATTGCGGATGGGTTACCGCCTGCCAGTAGCGGCGCAGTGCGGCATTCGGGCCGCTCATGCCTGAATGAGCGTCACGGTAGCGCGCCCCCGGTGTCGGCATATCGACGGTAAAGACGAGGGTTGAGCAGCCTGCTGCCTTCGCGCGTTCCAGCGCGTTGCGCATAAAGCCACGGTCGCGCAGCACGTAAAGCTGAAACCACATCGGGCGTTTGATGGTCGGCGCCACTTCTTCTATCGGGCAGACGGAAACAGTGGAAAGCGTAAACGGAATGCCGTGGGCATCAGCGGCGGCGGCGGCCTGCACTTCGCCGCGACGGGCGTACATACCACACAACCCAACCGGGGCCAAGGCAACCGGCATCGACAGCTTTTCATTAAACAGTGTGGTTTCCAGGCTTAAGTCAGACATGTTTTTCAGGACTCGCTGGCGAAGTGCCACCTCAGACAAATCTTCCACGTTGCGGCGCAGGGTGTGTTCCGCGTAGGCGCCGCCGTCAATATAGTGGAACAAGAAAGGGGGCAGAATGCGCTGGGCTGCGGCGCGATAATCGCTGGCTGCTGAAATAATCATGCTTTGTTCTCCCTGGAAATATCATTATGGTCTCCGGGCAGGCGGGTGATTCGCGCCTGGCGGGCCTGGTCTTCATCAAATCGTTTAATCGTGGTGTGGACAAAACCTAAGTGGGCCATCATCGCCTGGCGTGCGCCTTCCGCGTCGCCTGCCATAATGGCGTCGAGAATGGCCTGATGCTGCTCTGTCAGACGAGCAAACACTGGCGGAACCAGATACATACGCTGGCGGCTCTGTTTCACCGAAGAGTGCAGTACGTCGAAGAAACCTCGCATGGTCTGCAGCAGCACCACGTTGTGTGAGGCTTCGGCAATGGCGAGATGAAAGCGAACATCCGCCTGTGAGGCGATATCCGGGTCTTCACTCAGCGTGGCTTCAAAGCAGAGCTTAATTTTTTCTTTATCGATCTCAGTGGCGCGCATCGCGGCGTGCCAGGCGGTACTGGCCTCGATCGCATGGCGGGCTTCCAGGATATCAAAACTGTAATCCGGGTCATCTGCCATCAGGGTCTTCAGCGGCTGAACGATATTTTGTTCGGACCAGGATTCATGCTGCCAGCGGACAAATGTCCCGCCGCCGCGACGGCTAAGCAGCACGCCCTCGCTCACCAGTTTTGCCAGCGCCTCGCGCAAGGAATTGCGCGACACGCCAAGCTGTACGGCCAGCTGGCGCTCAGCGGGTAATTTCATGCCCGCTTCCAGCTGTTGTTCTTCAATCAGCGCCCGCACACGAGAAGCAACCTCGTCTGACAGGCGTCTGGGCATCACAATCATGGAATCATCCAGGTCAGGACATAGGCCTGAAGCGTGGTGATCACGCCCACCATACAGGTGAAAATCAGGCTGTGTTTAACGGTAAAACGGAACAGATCCGACTCTTTGCCGACCAGCCCGACCGCCGCACAGGCGATGGCGATGGACTGCGGCGAGATCATCTTGCCGGTAACGCCACCGGTGGTATTGGCGGCCACCATCAGCACATCAGAGACACCGATTTGCTGAGCGGCAGTCGCCTGTAGAGCGGCAAACAACGCGTTCGAAGAGGTATCTGACCCGGTCAGGAATACACCCAGCCAACCAAGGAACGGTGAGAAGAAGGTAAAAGCGCTGCCCGTGTGCGCCAGTGCCAATGCCAGCGTCGAGGAAAGACCGGAATAGTTAGAGATAAAGGCGAACGCCAGTACCATCCCGATGGAGTAAATCGGCAGCGCCAGATCTTTCAGGGTACTGCCGAAAGTCTGGATGGCGGCAGACGGCTTCATTTTCAGCCAGACAACTGACAGCAATGCGGCAAACAGAATGGCGGTACCGGTGGCCGAGAACCAGTCGAACTTGTAGACCGCAGCGTAGGCGGTGGCTTCGTGTACCACCGGCGGCATACGGGCGACCAGTTTGTCGAGATACGGAACCGGAATGTTAACCACCCAGTGGTACATTGCGCCGCCCGGCGCAAACAGCGCTTTAAACGGTGGGATACTCCAGAGCGTCACGGTTGCCGTCAGGAACAGGAACGGAGACCAGGCGCGAACCACTTGCCCCGCGGTGTAGTTTGTACGGGCCAGGGTCTGATCGACCTGTGACGCGCCCATATCGCCAAAGCGGAAGATGCGTACCGGCTGCCAGCGTTTCAGGAACAGGGTCAGACACACCAGAGAAACCAGTGACGAGATGATGTCAGGCAGCTCCGGTCCAATAAAGTTAGAACTCAGATATTGGGCGATGGCAAACGAACCGCCAGCCACCATTACTGCAGGCCAGGTTTCCTTCACGCCGCGCCAGCCGTCCATTATCGCCATGATCCAGAACAGCACGATAATGGTCAGGAACGGCAGTTGGCGGCCCACCATCTGGCCAATTTCAAAGCTGTCCAGCCCGGTGACCTGACCGGCAACCAGAATAGGGATACCCATCGCGCCAAACGCCACAGGCGCGGTGTTCACAATCAGGCACAGTCCCGCTGCGTACAGCGGATTAAAACCCAGGCCGACAAGCAGCGCGGCGGTAATCGCTACCGGAGCGCCAAAACCTGCCGCCCCCTCAAGGAATGCGCCGAAGCAGAACCCGACAATCAGCATCTGCAAACGCTGGTCAGGGGAGATCGACAGTATCGATGATCGGATGATGTCGAACTGGCCTGTTTTCACCGAGATTTTATAGACGAATACCGCGGCAATAATTATCCAGGCAATTGGCCACAGCCCGTAGAAGAAGCCGTATACCACGGAGGCCAGCGCATGATCGACAGGCATTTTGTAGAACAGCAGCGCCACGGTAAGCGCAATAACCACCGTCCACGAGGCGGCAACATAGCCTTTCAGCTTGAGCTTAATCAGCGCGAAGAAAAAGAACAGAATGGGGAGCGATGCTACCAGACTGGAAAGCCAGATATTCCCGGCCGGATCGTAGTTTTGCTGCCAGAGATTCATTGCAGGTCTCCTGAGGGCCACGCACACAATGCAATGAGTCTGTGCTCATCTCTAAGTCACATTCTGTGTAAAAGTGGTCCTGCCAATATTGTTGTGTAGGGATAATGACAATGAATGGTTAACTAAATGTTATTTATTGGCAACGATAGTGTAATGAAATTTTGGGGAAGTGTGAACCACTGAGCGGATTAAGCGGGAATTGGTAGGGCCAATCGGAGGGGCCGGGTAAGCATGGCGGCTACCCGGCAGCAGATCAGAATTCGGTCTTCGCGAAACCGGTCATCTCTTGCAGGTCCATTTCGCGACCTAACGCTGTCATCGGGTGTACTACCACCAGACCACGGACGCTTTTCTTCAGCTTGCCCATGTCAGCTTGTTCTTTTTTGGTAATCGCACGACGAAACGGCAGGTTCATCAATTTCTGCGCTTCTTTACTCAGCTTTTGGCTGTGAACGTCGCGCAGACGCGCAATTTCAGCTTCCAGGGTTGCTTTTTCTTGTTCCAGTTCGGCGTACTTCTCGGCACCCTCGACCAGGGAGAGATCGGCCTGCTGGTGGCGGATGGCATCCAGGCGATCGCTGAGGCGTTTAATTTCGTTTTTTTCGACTTCTTTCATGGGATAGCTTCTGATAGAAATAGGATGAATATCCCATAGTATGCGCGCAGAGCGGTATTATTCACAACTAATGGGATAAAAATAATCAAATACTGCGAGTATTATGATGCTAACTAATTTTCATAGTGGACTGATTAAATAAGAATTTTATAGAAAAAGGGGAGGATGTGAAGATTAATTTATCGGTTTACGATTAAGCACGTTTTCCTCAATGTCATCATTCATCTGATCCTAAACTGCAATAGGCAA
This Citrobacter enshiensis DNA region includes the following protein-coding sequences:
- a CDS encoding YibL family ribosome-associated protein, whose amino-acid sequence is MKEVEKNEIKRLSDRLDAIRHQQADLSLVEGAEKYAELEQEKATLEAEIARLRDVHSQKLSKEAQKLMNLPFRRAITKKEQADMGKLKKSVRGLVVVHPMTALGREMDLQEMTGFAKTEF
- the lldP gene encoding L-lactate permease, with translation MNLWQQNYDPAGNIWLSSLVASLPILFFFFALIKLKLKGYVAASWTVVIALTVALLFYKMPVDHALASVVYGFFYGLWPIAWIIIAAVFVYKISVKTGQFDIIRSSILSISPDQRLQMLIVGFCFGAFLEGAAGFGAPVAITAALLVGLGFNPLYAAGLCLIVNTAPVAFGAMGIPILVAGQVTGLDSFEIGQMVGRQLPFLTIIVLFWIMAIMDGWRGVKETWPAVMVAGGSFAIAQYLSSNFIGPELPDIISSLVSLVCLTLFLKRWQPVRIFRFGDMGASQVDQTLARTNYTAGQVVRAWSPFLFLTATVTLWSIPPFKALFAPGGAMYHWVVNIPVPYLDKLVARMPPVVHEATAYAAVYKFDWFSATGTAILFAALLSVVWLKMKPSAAIQTFGSTLKDLALPIYSIGMVLAFAFISNYSGLSSTLALALAHTGSAFTFFSPFLGWLGVFLTGSDTSSNALFAALQATAAQQIGVSDVLMVAANTTGGVTGKMISPQSIAIACAAVGLVGKESDLFRFTVKHSLIFTCMVGVITTLQAYVLTWMIP
- the lldR gene encoding transcriptional regulator LldR, whose protein sequence is MIVMPRRLSDEVASRVRALIEEQQLEAGMKLPAERQLAVQLGVSRNSLREALAKLVSEGVLLSRRGGGTFVRWQHESWSEQNIVQPLKTLMADDPDYSFDILEARHAIEASTAWHAAMRATEIDKEKIKLCFEATLSEDPDIASQADVRFHLAIAEASHNVVLLQTMRGFFDVLHSSVKQSRQRMYLVPPVFARLTEQHQAILDAIMAGDAEGARQAMMAHLGFVHTTIKRFDEDQARQARITRLPGDHNDISRENKA
- the lldD gene encoding FMN-dependent L-lactate dehydrogenase LldD; the protein is MIISAASDYRAAAQRILPPFLFHYIDGGAYAEHTLRRNVEDLSEVALRQRVLKNMSDLSLETTLFNEKLSMPVALAPVGLCGMYARRGEVQAAAAADAHGIPFTLSTVSVCPIEEVAPTIKRPMWFQLYVLRDRGFMRNALERAKAAGCSTLVFTVDMPTPGARYRDAHSGMSGPNAALRRYWQAVTHPQWAWDVGLNGRPHDLGNISTYLGKPTGLEDYIGWLANNFDPSISWKDLEWIREFWDGPMVIKGILDPEDARDAVRFGADGIVVSNHGGRQLDGVLSSARALPAIADAVKGDIAILADSGIRNGLDVVRMVALGADTVLLGRAYLYALATAGQAGVANLLNLIEKEMKVAMTLTGAKTISEISRDSLVQELGKSLPAALTSLTRGDAA